One region of Baekduia soli genomic DNA includes:
- a CDS encoding Mrp/NBP35 family ATP-binding protein — translation MPLPSRDEIQQALTAVIDPELHENIVELGMVRSIDIAADGAVAVTVSLTTPGCPIRSHFQNGVTKAVQDLGVAKVSVAFDVLSDAEKGDLQRKLGRGGNLPSGALAQVQNVICIGSGKGGVGKSTLTANLAAALAADGKKVGILDADVWGYSIPRMFGLGSDRPPVSPERKILPLESHGVKIMSIGFFVAEDSAVVWRGPMLHKALTQFLEDVDWGELDFLLVDLPPGTGDVSMTLAQLLPDAKFLLVTTPQPTAQKVARRAAEMAHKVSLDIAGVVENMSAFTTPSGERFAIFGEGGGQELADELDVPMLGKVPLTMPLREQADAGAPLVGTNPDDPAAQAIRQAARGLIALMPIALPVLAAAAAPTLDVIPPKPSGMSLPMAG, via the coding sequence ATGCCGCTTCCCTCCCGCGACGAGATCCAGCAAGCCCTCACGGCCGTCATCGATCCCGAGCTTCACGAGAACATCGTCGAGCTCGGCATGGTCCGCTCGATCGACATCGCCGCCGACGGCGCCGTCGCCGTCACCGTGTCGCTCACCACGCCGGGCTGCCCGATCCGCAGCCACTTCCAGAACGGCGTCACCAAGGCCGTGCAGGACCTCGGCGTCGCGAAGGTCAGCGTGGCCTTCGACGTGCTCAGCGACGCCGAGAAGGGCGACCTGCAGCGCAAGCTCGGCCGCGGCGGCAACCTGCCCAGCGGCGCCCTCGCGCAGGTGCAGAACGTCATCTGCATCGGCTCGGGCAAGGGCGGCGTGGGCAAGTCGACGCTGACGGCCAACCTCGCCGCCGCGCTGGCGGCCGACGGCAAGAAGGTCGGCATCCTGGACGCCGACGTCTGGGGCTACTCCATCCCGCGCATGTTCGGGCTGGGCAGCGACCGCCCGCCGGTCTCGCCGGAGCGCAAGATCCTGCCGCTGGAGTCCCACGGCGTGAAGATCATGTCCATCGGGTTCTTCGTCGCCGAGGACAGCGCGGTGGTCTGGCGCGGGCCCATGCTGCACAAGGCGCTGACCCAGTTCCTGGAGGACGTCGACTGGGGAGAGCTGGACTTCCTGCTCGTCGACCTGCCCCCGGGCACGGGCGACGTCTCGATGACGCTGGCCCAGCTGCTGCCCGACGCGAAGTTCCTGCTCGTCACCACGCCGCAGCCCACGGCGCAGAAGGTCGCCCGGCGCGCTGCCGAGATGGCCCACAAGGTGTCGCTGGACATCGCGGGCGTCGTCGAGAACATGTCCGCGTTCACCACGCCGTCGGGCGAGCGCTTCGCGATCTTCGGCGAGGGCGGCGGCCAGGAGCTGGCCGACGAGCTCGACGTCCCCATGCTCGGCAAGGTGCCGCTGACGATGCCGCTGCGCGAGCAGGCCGACGCGGGCGCGCCGCTGGTCGGCACGAACCCCGACGACCCGGCGGCGCAGGCGATCCGCCAGGCCGCCCGCGGCCTCATCGCGCTCATGCCGATCGCCCTGCCGGTCCTCGCCGCCGCCGCGGCGCCCACGTTGGACGTCATCCCCCCGAAGCCCTCGGGGATGTCGCTGCCGATGGCCGGCTGA
- a CDS encoding AzlC family ABC transporter permease, with amino-acid sequence MAASAGPEPTIDPFARRAVVRQGLSVGLATSLYGVSLGALGVAAGLSVGQTCLTSLLLFSGGSQFALVGVLGGGGSAAAAVGAASLLGIRNMIYGLTMATILHPRGARRLAAAQLTIDESTAVAVAQPPGPARRLGFWVTGATIYAGWNVATLVGALAGDALGDPRRYGLDAAASGAFLGLLWPRLRAREPIAVAVAAALVAGALVPVLPVGLPVVAAALVAVAAGLRRR; translated from the coding sequence ATGGCGGCCAGTGCCGGGCCGGAGCCCACCATCGACCCCTTCGCCCGCCGCGCGGTCGTCCGGCAGGGCCTGTCGGTCGGCCTGGCGACCAGCCTGTACGGCGTCAGCCTCGGCGCGCTCGGCGTCGCGGCGGGGCTGTCGGTCGGGCAGACGTGCCTGACCTCGCTGCTGCTGTTCAGCGGCGGCTCCCAGTTCGCGCTGGTCGGCGTGCTGGGCGGCGGGGGCAGCGCCGCCGCCGCGGTCGGCGCGGCCTCGCTGCTGGGGATCCGCAACATGATCTACGGGCTGACGATGGCCACGATCCTGCACCCGCGCGGCGCGCGGCGGCTCGCGGCGGCGCAGCTGACGATCGACGAGTCGACGGCGGTCGCGGTCGCCCAGCCCCCGGGCCCGGCGCGGCGGCTGGGGTTCTGGGTCACGGGGGCGACGATCTACGCGGGGTGGAACGTCGCGACGCTGGTCGGCGCGCTGGCCGGCGACGCGCTGGGGGACCCGCGGCGCTATGGGCTGGACGCCGCGGCCTCCGGGGCGTTCCTGGGTCTGCTGTGGCCGCGGCTGCGGGCGCGCGAGCCCATCGCGGTGGCGGTCGCGGCGGCGCTCGTGGCCGGTGCGCTGGTGCCCGTGCTGCCCGTGGGACTGCCCGTCGTGGCGGCGGCGCTGGTGGCGGTGGCGGCCGGGCTGCGGCGGCGATGA
- a CDS encoding AzlD domain-containing protein, with protein sequence MTALGAIIAASAACYGLKLAGYLVPAAWLSRASVAHVLTLLPACLLAALVVVQTFTSGAALALDARAAGLAAAAAALLLRAPFLVVVIVAAATAALLRAVA encoded by the coding sequence ATGACGGCGCTGGGCGCCATCATCGCTGCATCGGCGGCCTGCTACGGGCTCAAGCTCGCGGGCTACCTCGTGCCGGCCGCATGGCTGTCGCGCGCCTCCGTGGCGCACGTTCTGACGCTGCTGCCGGCCTGCCTGCTCGCCGCGCTCGTCGTGGTGCAGACGTTCACCTCGGGCGCGGCGCTGGCCCTCGACGCCCGCGCCGCCGGCCTGGCGGCCGCCGCCGCAGCCCTGCTGCTGCGGGCCCCGTTCCTGGTCGTGGTGATCGTCGCGGCGGCGACGGCGGCGCTGCTGCGCGCCGTGGCGTGA
- a CDS encoding zinc-dependent metalloprotease produces the protein MDVDWKLAARIARSTAGQAPASVAPAILQERADAARDQVVAATGLVPAGALPTVEWVDRGAWIDANLRTMRSTLGPVLDRAPSTGGPAALQAAVSAVVAAEVGGMVGMFARRVLGQYELDLLDASVAPRLMLVGPNLDRAATELKADRDELVTWVTLHEVTHAVQFGSVPWLRERLGGTLRELLSALDVRPDPRALLRLGVDDLKAWAGSVREGGLLGAVMGSERRLLLDRVQGTMGLVEGHAEWTMDHAGAGVLDDVEGLRAAMDRRREDRPPLLRILDRLLGIDLKMRQYAEGRVFCDAVVEARGTDGLRDAWAAPELAPSKAELAAPAEWLRRTAPAA, from the coding sequence ATGGACGTCGACTGGAAGCTGGCCGCCCGGATCGCCCGGAGCACCGCGGGCCAGGCGCCCGCCTCCGTGGCGCCCGCGATCCTGCAGGAGCGCGCCGATGCCGCGCGCGACCAGGTCGTCGCGGCCACCGGGCTGGTCCCCGCGGGCGCGCTGCCCACGGTGGAGTGGGTCGACCGCGGGGCGTGGATCGACGCGAACCTGCGGACGATGCGCTCCACGCTGGGTCCCGTGCTGGACCGGGCGCCGTCCACGGGCGGGCCCGCCGCGCTGCAGGCCGCCGTCAGCGCGGTCGTCGCCGCCGAGGTCGGCGGGATGGTGGGGATGTTCGCGCGCCGGGTCCTCGGCCAGTACGAGCTCGACCTCCTCGACGCCTCCGTCGCGCCGCGGCTCATGCTCGTCGGACCCAACCTGGACCGGGCGGCGACCGAGCTGAAGGCCGACCGCGACGAGCTCGTGACGTGGGTCACGCTGCACGAGGTCACCCACGCGGTGCAGTTCGGCTCGGTGCCGTGGCTGCGCGAGCGCCTCGGCGGCACGCTGCGCGAGCTGCTGTCGGCGCTCGACGTGCGGCCCGACCCGCGCGCGCTGCTGCGCCTCGGCGTCGACGACCTCAAGGCGTGGGCCGGGTCGGTGCGCGAGGGCGGCCTGCTCGGCGCGGTGATGGGCAGCGAGCGGCGCCTCCTGCTCGACCGCGTCCAGGGGACGATGGGCCTCGTCGAGGGCCACGCCGAATGGACGATGGACCACGCGGGCGCCGGGGTCCTGGACGACGTCGAGGGGCTGCGCGCGGCGATGGACCGCCGGCGCGAGGACCGGCCCCCGCTGCTGCGGATCCTCGACCGCCTGCTGGGCATCGACCTCAAGATGCGCCAGTACGCCGAGGGCCGCGTGTTCTGCGACGCCGTCGTGGAGGCGCGGGGCACCGACGGCCTGCGCGACGCCTGGGCGGCGCCGGAGCTCGCGCCGTCCAAGGCCGAGCTGGCCGCGCCGGCCGAATGGCTGCGGCGGACCGCGCCGGCGGCCTGA
- a CDS encoding inositol monophosphatase family protein has protein sequence MTAHPVLAHDWLGACRRAAEGLRSVLREHPTSTERVVETGLTGGGGDRTLVIDAEAEQRVMDELQGLYDAGARFTVVAEERGVVDFGDPGVLVVVDPIDGSLNAKRGLPHHALSVAVATGPTMADVVFGFVHDLGPSEEWRAELGGGAFLDDVRIAHPPPERRLPDGRLELLAVESADPRWLARSSDELVRCTRRVRALGTIAVSMCQVATTRVDGMASLWNCRAVDAAAAQLIVRESGGHVAFVGCEDGPLAAPLDLEPRHPVVAARSPESLARLMTLPAA, from the coding sequence ATGACCGCCCACCCCGTGCTCGCCCACGACTGGCTCGGTGCCTGTCGGCGCGCGGCCGAGGGACTCAGGTCCGTGCTCCGCGAGCACCCCACCAGCACCGAGCGGGTGGTGGAGACCGGCCTCACCGGCGGGGGCGGCGACCGGACGCTCGTCATCGACGCCGAGGCCGAGCAGCGCGTCATGGACGAGCTGCAGGGGTTGTACGACGCGGGGGCGCGCTTCACCGTCGTGGCCGAGGAGCGCGGCGTGGTCGACTTCGGCGACCCGGGCGTCCTGGTGGTCGTCGACCCCATCGACGGCTCGCTGAACGCCAAGCGCGGGCTGCCGCACCACGCGCTGTCGGTCGCGGTGGCCACCGGACCGACGATGGCCGACGTGGTCTTCGGCTTCGTCCACGACCTCGGGCCGTCGGAGGAGTGGCGCGCCGAGCTCGGCGGCGGCGCGTTCCTCGACGACGTCCGCATCGCCCATCCGCCGCCCGAGCGGCGGCTGCCCGATGGGCGCCTGGAGCTGCTGGCCGTCGAGTCGGCCGACCCGCGCTGGCTGGCGCGCTCCTCCGACGAGCTCGTGCGGTGCACCCGGCGGGTGCGGGCGCTGGGGACGATCGCCGTCTCCATGTGCCAGGTGGCCACGACGCGCGTGGACGGGATGGCCTCCCTGTGGAACTGCCGCGCCGTCGATGCCGCCGCGGCCCAGCTCATCGTGCGCGAGTCCGGCGGGCACGTCGCGTTCGTCGGCTGCGAGGACGGGCCGCTGGCCGCGCCGCTGGACCTCGAGCCCCGCCATCCGGTGGTGGCCGCGCGCTCCCCGGAGTCGCTGGCCCGCCTCATGACCCTGCCGGCGGCCTGA
- a CDS encoding ATP-dependent helicase, translating into MPASPGAFTPEDHHARSAMGPPLGEPAPATGPAEAAAAASGTPALTADQQGAVDHRGGPLVILGGAGSGRTQALVARFAALVAEGVAPEDILLLTRTAAAADALHARVHDALGDRPFEELPVLPVHGMCARLLRDEALEAGIDPFAVTATPADRLALLLDRVDELTLRRHDLRGRPAAVLGAVLARIDRLKEAGVRAGRFAEWAATLAADTERGEREREFAGLFEAHDRLLLAHGLLDFGELVLRSQELLERRPHVRERTAARWRHVLVDDLEDLTPAQAHVVTLLAAEHGDLAATADDDQAVGEPRAVAARLQAFVGGAVGGRPVHVVRLSRSLRCPERIVTAAEAVVAPIADRLDEAPDRIGSGAAGDVRLWRCATGRAQAQGVAAAVERLVREGTRPGRIGVLVRSVRNEGQELAVALEERALPYRLAGAAAFFGQAEVRDVLAWLRLLVDPGDAGAVVRALARPPIELHAVDLARCIQIARRRKLDMVSALVAATESPQLPPEARERVLAFLKLHRQAAAALDTTRPDLFVHRLIERLGLRRQQVFAAQADVVERLVSLARVGELAASYARRAPQATPREFARWLAAVAEAGGMHDAEDEDEGQPRDDAVAVLPLHAAKGLEFDHVFVCGLQASRMPGARRQLIEPIPAELLGDAGEGDSREEHLAEMRRVLHVAMTRAREGLVLAYAVASERGSPQHPSPFAEEARAALGAEWEDVEEQLFGPDEALHATIGQLRDELLADVQQIGTRLGELRLDTDLDVAHGVTRYLELLKLSALLARPTGQPVADALPGINAAILQAATGQQREILQTSSLDEVLLGAERDAGVRAAATAARHEPSLAPFLPRRGDGLALSASDIETYRTCPLKYKFARVFRVPQEPTINQRFGIVVHQVLERYHQGSDPHQPRSIDELLGLLEAGWRRSGFGATDEERQLRGKAETALRRYHQRFQAEDAEPMWFEKSFTFKIGPHVLRGRVDRVDRLPDGRYELIDYKTGRPRTAAQLRDDVQLALYAVAATQAWGLEASRQSYLYVLDDRKVPLPDDGGDAEWISETVLEVGDGILGQGFEPTPSYAACSICDYRIACPASER; encoded by the coding sequence GTGCCCGCTTCCCCCGGTGCGTTCACGCCCGAGGACCATCACGCCCGCAGCGCCATGGGCCCGCCCCTGGGCGAGCCGGCGCCTGCGACCGGGCCCGCGGAGGCCGCGGCCGCGGCCTCGGGCACCCCGGCCCTGACCGCCGACCAGCAGGGCGCGGTCGACCATCGCGGCGGCCCGCTCGTCATCCTCGGCGGGGCCGGCAGCGGGCGCACGCAGGCGCTCGTGGCCCGCTTCGCCGCGCTGGTGGCCGAGGGCGTCGCGCCCGAGGACATCCTGCTGCTGACCCGCACGGCCGCCGCCGCCGACGCCCTGCACGCCCGCGTCCACGACGCGCTGGGCGACCGGCCGTTCGAGGAGCTGCCGGTGCTGCCCGTGCACGGGATGTGCGCCCGGCTGCTGCGCGACGAGGCGCTCGAGGCCGGCATCGACCCGTTCGCGGTGACCGCCACGCCGGCCGACCGCCTCGCCCTGCTGCTGGACCGCGTCGACGAGCTGACGCTGCGCCGCCACGACCTGCGCGGCCGTCCCGCCGCCGTCCTGGGCGCCGTGCTGGCCCGGATCGACCGCCTCAAGGAGGCCGGCGTGCGCGCGGGGCGCTTCGCCGAGTGGGCTGCGACGCTGGCCGCCGACACCGAGCGCGGCGAGCGCGAGCGCGAGTTCGCGGGGCTGTTCGAGGCCCACGACCGCCTGCTGCTCGCCCACGGGCTGCTGGACTTCGGCGAGCTCGTGCTGCGCAGCCAGGAGCTGCTCGAGCGCCGGCCTCACGTCCGCGAGCGCACCGCCGCGCGGTGGCGCCACGTCCTCGTCGACGACCTCGAGGACCTCACCCCCGCCCAGGCCCACGTCGTCACGCTGCTCGCCGCCGAGCACGGCGACCTGGCCGCGACCGCCGACGACGACCAGGCCGTCGGCGAGCCGCGCGCGGTCGCCGCGCGCCTGCAGGCCTTCGTCGGGGGCGCGGTCGGCGGGCGCCCCGTGCACGTCGTGCGCCTCTCGCGCAGCCTGCGCTGCCCCGAGCGCATCGTGACCGCCGCCGAGGCCGTCGTCGCGCCGATCGCCGACCGGCTCGACGAGGCGCCCGACCGCATCGGCTCGGGCGCCGCCGGCGACGTGCGCCTGTGGCGCTGCGCGACGGGCCGCGCCCAGGCCCAGGGCGTGGCCGCCGCCGTCGAGCGGCTCGTGCGCGAGGGCACGCGCCCCGGGCGGATCGGCGTGCTCGTGCGCAGCGTGCGCAACGAGGGCCAGGAGCTCGCCGTCGCGCTCGAGGAGCGCGCGCTGCCCTACCGGCTGGCCGGCGCCGCCGCGTTCTTCGGGCAGGCCGAGGTCCGCGACGTCCTGGCGTGGCTGAGGCTCCTCGTCGACCCGGGCGACGCCGGCGCCGTCGTGCGCGCCCTCGCCCGCCCGCCGATCGAGCTGCACGCGGTCGACCTCGCGCGCTGCATCCAGATCGCCCGGCGCCGCAAGCTCGACATGGTGTCCGCCCTGGTGGCGGCCACCGAGTCGCCCCAGCTGCCGCCCGAGGCACGCGAGCGCGTGCTCGCCTTCCTCAAGCTGCACCGCCAGGCCGCCGCCGCGCTGGACACGACGCGCCCCGACCTCTTCGTCCACCGGCTCATCGAGCGCCTGGGCCTGCGCCGCCAGCAGGTCTTCGCCGCCCAGGCCGACGTCGTCGAGCGCCTCGTCAGCCTCGCCCGCGTCGGCGAGCTGGCCGCCTCCTACGCCCGCCGCGCCCCGCAGGCCACGCCGCGGGAGTTCGCGCGCTGGCTCGCCGCGGTGGCCGAGGCCGGTGGGATGCACGACGCCGAGGACGAGGACGAGGGCCAGCCCCGCGACGACGCGGTCGCGGTCCTGCCGCTGCACGCCGCCAAGGGCCTGGAGTTCGACCACGTCTTCGTCTGCGGCCTGCAGGCCTCGCGGATGCCCGGCGCCCGGCGCCAGCTCATCGAGCCGATCCCCGCCGAGCTGCTCGGCGACGCCGGCGAGGGCGACTCGCGCGAGGAGCACCTCGCCGAGATGCGGCGCGTCCTGCACGTCGCGATGACGCGCGCCCGGGAGGGCCTGGTCCTCGCCTACGCCGTGGCCTCCGAGCGCGGCTCGCCGCAGCATCCCTCGCCGTTCGCCGAGGAGGCCCGGGCCGCCCTGGGCGCCGAGTGGGAGGACGTCGAGGAGCAGCTCTTCGGACCCGACGAGGCGCTGCACGCCACGATCGGCCAGCTGCGCGACGAGCTGCTGGCCGACGTCCAGCAGATCGGCACGCGCCTGGGCGAGCTGCGCCTGGACACCGACCTCGACGTGGCCCACGGCGTCACGCGCTACCTCGAGCTGCTCAAGCTCTCGGCGCTGCTGGCGCGCCCCACCGGCCAGCCCGTCGCCGACGCGCTGCCCGGCATCAACGCCGCGATCCTGCAGGCCGCGACCGGCCAGCAGCGCGAGATCCTGCAGACCTCGTCGCTGGACGAGGTGCTCCTCGGGGCCGAGCGCGACGCGGGCGTGCGCGCCGCCGCGACCGCCGCGCGCCACGAGCCCTCGCTCGCGCCGTTCCTGCCGCGCCGCGGCGACGGGCTGGCGCTGTCGGCCTCCGACATCGAGACCTACCGCACCTGTCCGTTGAAGTACAAGTTCGCCCGCGTGTTCCGGGTGCCGCAGGAGCCGACGATCAACCAGCGCTTCGGCATCGTCGTCCACCAGGTGCTCGAGCGCTACCACCAGGGCTCCGACCCCCATCAGCCGCGGTCGATCGACGAGCTGCTGGGCCTGCTGGAGGCGGGCTGGCGGCGCAGCGGCTTCGGTGCCACCGACGAGGAGCGCCAGCTGCGCGGCAAGGCCGAGACCGCGCTGCGCCGCTACCACCAGCGCTTCCAGGCCGAGGACGCCGAGCCCATGTGGTTCGAGAAGTCCTTCACCTTCAAGATCGGCCCACACGTGCTGCGCGGCCGCGTCGACCGCGTCGACCGGCTGCCCGACGGCCGCTACGAGCTCATCGACTACAAGACGGGGCGCCCGCGGACGGCGGCCCAGCTGCGCGACGACGTGCAGCTGGCGCTCTACGCCGTGGCCGCGACGCAGGCCTGGGGCCTGGAGGCCTCCCGCCAGTCCTACCTGTACGTGTTGGACGACCGGAAGGTCCCGCTGCCCGACGACGGCGGTGACGCCGAGTGGATCTCGGAGACCGTGCTGGAGGTCGGCGACGGCATCCTCGGGCAGGGCTTCGAGCCCACGCCCTCCTATGCGGCCTGCTCGATCTGCGACTACCGCATCGCCTGTCCGGCCTCCGAGCGCTGA
- a CDS encoding trans-sulfuration enzyme family protein — translation MSGSDGGGDDAWRFGTRAVHAGLTPDPTYGSVIPAIHQTSTFAQRAVGEFVEDYDYARSANPTRSALELALGVLEGGLGSAFSSGMAAIHALITAVCSAGDHVVMPADLYGGTYRLMDKVLTRFGLTYTLVDQTDLDAVAAAVTETTRVVWVETPTNPMLNVVDIPEIVERARGAFVAVDNTFATPVNQRPLELGADAAVHSVTKYLGGHSDTVGGAVVVRDPAVHEQVRFVQNAIGAVPGPFDCFLVHRGLRTLHLRMAAHAAAAEAVVGFLRGAPGVSDVRWPGFSGMVSFRHPDAIGIAGRARLFTLAESLGGVESLIEVPQAMTHQSVEGSAAAVPADLVRLSCGVEAPEDLVEDLRAAIAGAP, via the coding sequence GTGAGCGGCTCCGACGGCGGGGGGGACGATGCCTGGCGGTTCGGCACCCGCGCGGTGCACGCCGGCCTGACGCCCGACCCGACCTACGGCTCGGTCATCCCGGCCATCCACCAGACCTCGACGTTCGCGCAGCGCGCGGTGGGCGAGTTCGTCGAGGACTACGACTACGCCCGCAGCGCCAACCCGACGCGCTCGGCGCTGGAGCTCGCGCTCGGCGTGCTGGAGGGCGGCCTGGGCTCGGCGTTCTCCTCGGGCATGGCCGCCATCCACGCGCTGATCACCGCCGTGTGCTCGGCCGGCGACCACGTCGTGATGCCCGCCGACCTCTACGGGGGCACCTACCGCCTGATGGACAAGGTGCTCACGCGGTTCGGGCTGACCTACACCCTGGTCGACCAGACCGACCTCGACGCGGTCGCCGCCGCGGTCACCGAGACCACGCGCGTGGTGTGGGTGGAGACGCCGACCAACCCCATGCTCAACGTCGTCGACATCCCGGAGATCGTGGAGCGGGCGCGGGGCGCGTTCGTCGCGGTCGACAACACGTTCGCCACGCCGGTCAACCAGCGCCCGCTGGAGCTCGGGGCCGACGCGGCCGTGCACTCGGTGACGAAGTACCTCGGCGGGCACTCGGACACCGTCGGCGGCGCCGTCGTCGTGCGCGACCCGGCGGTGCACGAGCAGGTGCGCTTCGTCCAGAACGCGATCGGCGCCGTCCCCGGCCCGTTCGACTGCTTCCTCGTGCACCGCGGCCTGCGCACCCTGCACCTGCGGATGGCCGCCCACGCGGCCGCCGCCGAGGCGGTCGTCGGCTTCCTGCGCGGCGCGCCGGGCGTCAGCGACGTCCGCTGGCCCGGGTTCAGCGGCATGGTCAGCTTCCGCCACCCCGACGCGATCGGCATCGCCGGGCGCGCGCGGCTGTTCACGCTGGCCGAGTCGCTGGGTGGCGTCGAGTCGCTCATCGAGGTCCCGCAGGCCATGACGCACCAGTCCGTCGAGGGCTCGGCCGCCGCCGTGCCGGCCGACCTCGTCCGGCTGAGCTGCGGCGTCGAGGCCCCGGAGGACCTCGTGGAGGACCTCCGCGCGGCCATCGCCGGCGCCCCCTGA
- a CDS encoding cystathionine beta-synthase: MEPALETRPDIRDSILEAIGGTPLVRLSRLGAGLTPQLVAKVEALNPGGSIKDRAAIAMIEAAEQDGLLRPGGTIVEPTSGNTGTGLAMAARLKGYRVIAVMPDKMSKEKIDLLRAYGAEVVVCPTNVEPSSPESYYSVSDRLAAEIPGAFKPNQYFNQHNPEAHYRSTGPELWEQSGGRITHLVAGVGTGGTITGIGRYLKERNPDIQVIGADPVGSIYSAASDDGVKGYLVEGVGEDFWPETFDRDIVDRWVAVTDKDSFLMTRRLAMEEGILAGGSCGTALVAALEVAKGIDDPDAMVAVVLPDGGRSYLSKIFNDAWMTQYGFLERAGDLAVGDVLARKEGLGGVPKLVTVAAHQQVSDAVALLHEHGVSQLPVVSAHDPGTVIGSVGERGLLARAVDEPALLAADITAVMEPPLHAVSAEDPVREAVALLAGDRQALLVMAGGRPAGVVTRADLLEALAR, from the coding sequence ATGGAACCGGCACTCGAGACGCGCCCCGACATCCGCGACTCGATCCTCGAGGCGATCGGCGGCACGCCCCTCGTCCGCCTCTCGCGCCTGGGCGCGGGCCTCACGCCGCAGCTGGTGGCCAAGGTCGAGGCGCTGAACCCCGGCGGGTCGATCAAGGACCGCGCGGCGATCGCGATGATCGAGGCCGCCGAGCAGGACGGGCTGCTGCGCCCCGGCGGCACGATCGTCGAGCCGACCTCGGGCAACACCGGCACCGGCCTGGCCATGGCCGCGCGGCTGAAGGGCTACCGCGTCATCGCGGTCATGCCCGACAAGATGTCCAAGGAGAAGATCGACCTCCTGCGCGCCTACGGCGCCGAGGTCGTCGTGTGCCCCACCAACGTGGAGCCGTCCTCGCCCGAGTCCTACTACTCGGTCTCCGACCGCCTGGCCGCCGAGATCCCCGGCGCGTTCAAGCCCAACCAGTACTTCAACCAGCACAACCCGGAGGCCCACTACCGCAGCACGGGCCCCGAGCTGTGGGAGCAGTCCGGCGGGCGCATCACCCACCTCGTCGCGGGGGTGGGCACGGGCGGCACCATCACCGGGATCGGCCGCTACCTCAAGGAGCGCAACCCGGACATCCAGGTCATCGGCGCCGACCCCGTCGGCTCGATCTACAGCGCCGCCTCCGACGACGGGGTCAAGGGCTACCTCGTCGAGGGCGTGGGCGAGGACTTCTGGCCCGAGACGTTCGACCGCGACATCGTCGACCGCTGGGTCGCCGTCACCGACAAGGACTCGTTCCTCATGACGCGCCGCCTGGCGATGGAGGAGGGCATCCTGGCCGGCGGCTCGTGCGGCACCGCGCTGGTCGCCGCGCTCGAGGTGGCCAAGGGCATCGACGATCCGGACGCGATGGTCGCCGTGGTCCTGCCCGACGGCGGCCGGTCGTACCTGAGCAAGATCTTCAACGACGCGTGGATGACCCAGTACGGGTTCCTCGAGCGCGCCGGCGACCTGGCCGTCGGCGACGTGCTGGCCCGCAAGGAGGGCCTGGGCGGCGTGCCCAAGCTCGTCACCGTCGCCGCCCACCAGCAGGTCAGCGACGCCGTCGCGCTGCTGCACGAGCACGGCGTGTCCCAGCTGCCCGTCGTCTCGGCCCACGACCCCGGGACGGTCATCGGGTCGGTCGGCGAGCGCGGCCTGCTGGCCCGCGCCGTCGACGAGCCCGCGCTGCTGGCGGCCGACATCACCGCCGTCATGGAGCCACCGCTGCACGCGGTCTCGGCCGAGGACCCCGTCCGCGAGGCCGTCGCGCTGCTGGCCGGCGACCGCCAGGCGCTGCTCGTCATGGCCGGCGGACGCCCGGCCGGCGTCGTCACGCGCGCCGACCTGCTCGAGGCGCTGGCCCGGTGA
- a CDS encoding Lrp/AsnC family transcriptional regulator, giving the protein MEVMPNDLQLDDVDRTILEALSENARIPNNRLAERAGVAPSTALQRVRALRAAGVLRGFHAEVDLAALGRPLQAMVAVRLAVHHREQIDTFTDRVRGLPGVLSVFHLAGATDYLVWLAAADAQDLREFVVGHLATDPAVAHAETSLIYEHRRGPGIWGAAEPGAA; this is encoded by the coding sequence ATGGAGGTCATGCCGAACGACCTGCAGCTCGACGACGTCGACCGCACGATCCTCGAGGCGCTGAGCGAGAACGCCCGCATCCCGAACAACCGCCTGGCCGAGCGGGCGGGCGTCGCGCCGTCGACGGCGCTGCAGCGGGTGCGGGCGCTGCGGGCGGCGGGCGTGCTGCGCGGCTTCCACGCCGAGGTCGACCTCGCCGCGCTCGGGCGCCCGCTGCAGGCGATGGTCGCGGTGCGGCTGGCCGTCCACCACCGCGAGCAGATCGACACGTTCACCGACCGCGTGCGCGGGCTGCCCGGCGTGCTGTCGGTCTTCCACCTCGCCGGCGCGACGGACTACCTCGTCTGGCTGGCGGCCGCCGACGCCCAGGACCTGCGCGAGTTCGTCGTCGGCCACCTCGCGACGGACCCGGCGGTGGCCCACGCCGAGACGTCGCTGATCTACGAGCACCGCCGCGGGCCCGGGATCTGGGGCGCCGCGGAGCCGGGCGCGGCCTGA